The Theropithecus gelada isolate Dixy chromosome X, Tgel_1.0, whole genome shotgun sequence genome includes a window with the following:
- the CSTF2 gene encoding cleavage stimulation factor subunit 2 isoform X1, which produces MAGLTVRDPAVDRSLRSVFVGNIPYEATEEQLKDIFSEVGPVVSFRLVYDRETGKPKGYGFCEYQDQETALSAMRNLNGREFSGRALRVDNAASEKNKEELKSLGTGAPVIESPYGETISPEDAPESISKAVASLPPEQMFELMKQMKLCVQNSPQEARNMLLQNPQLAYALLQAQVVMRIVDPEIALKILHRQTNIPTLIAGNPQPVHGAGPGSGSNVSMNQQNPQAPQAQSLGGMHVNGAPPLMQASMQGGVPAPGQIPTAVTGPGPGSLAPGGGMQAQVGMPGSGPVSMERGQGTLQHSPVGPAGPASIERVQVPMQDPRAAMQRGSLPANVPTPRGLLGDAPNDPRGGTLLSVTGEVEPRGYLGPPHQGPPMHHVPGHESRGPPPHELRGGPLPEPRPLMAEPRGPMLDQRGPPLDGRGGRDPRGIDARGMEARAMEARGLDARGLEARAMEARAMEARAMEARAMEARAMEVRGMEARGMDTRGPVPGPRGPIPSGMQGPSPINMGAVVPQGSRQVPVMQGTGMQGASIQGGSQPGGFSPGQNQVTPQDHEKAALIMQVLQLTADQIAMLPPEQRQSILILKEQIQKSTGAP; this is translated from the exons TGGGGAACATTCCTTATGAAGCTACTGAAGAGCAGTTGAAGGACATCTTTTCTGAGGTTGGACCTGTTGTTAGTTTCAG ATTGGTATATGATAGAGAGACAGGAAAGCCAAAGGGTTATGGCTTCTGTGAATACCAAGACCAAGAGACAGCACTTAGTGCCATGCGGAACCTGAATGGGCGTGAATTCAGTGGGAGAGCACTTCGAGTGGACAATGCTGccagtgaaaagaacaaagaagagctGAAGA GCCTTGGCACTGGTGCCCCTGTCATTGAGTCACCTTATGGAGAGACCATCAGTCCTGAGGATGCCCCTGAGTCcattagcaaagcagttgccagCCTTCCACCAGAGCAGATGTTTGAGCTGATGAAACAAATGAAG CTCTGTGTCCAGAATAGTCCCCAGGAGGCACGGAACATGTTGCTTCAGAACCCTCAACTGGCTTATGCTTTGCTGCAAGCACAGGTAGTGATGAGAATTGTGGATCCGGAAATTGCCCTG aaaATTCTGCATCGCCAGACAAATATCCCAACGCTGATTGCAGGCAACCCTCAGCCAGTCCATGGTGCTGGGCCTGGGTCAGGATCCAATGTGTCAATGAACCAGCAGAATCCTCAGGCCCCTCAGGCCCAGTCTTTG gGTGGAATGCATGTCAATGGCGCACCTCCTCTGATGCAAGCTTCTATGCAGGGTGGAGTTCCAGCACCAGGGCAAATACCAACTGCTGTCACAGGACCTGGCCCTGGTTCCTTAGCTCCTGGAG GAGGAATGCAGGCTCAGGTTGGAATGCCAGGAAGTGGACCAGTGTCCATGGAACGGGGACAag GAACCCTACAGCACTCGCCCGTGGGACCTGCCGGGCCTGCATCAATTGAGCGAGTTCAAG TGCCGATGCAAGACCCCAGAGCAGCTATGCAGCGGGGATCCTTGCCTGCCAACGTCCCAACCCCTCGAGGCTTGTTAGGAGATGCTCCGAATGATCCACGGGGAGGCACTTTACTTTCTGTAACTGGAGAGGTAGAACCTAG AGGTTACTTGGGACCACCTCATCAAGGTCCACCCATGCACCATGTCCCTGGCCATGAGAGCCGAGGACCACCCCCACATGAGCTGAGGGGAGGGCCATTACCCGAACCCAGACCTCTAATGGCAGAACCAAGAGGACCCATGCTAGATCAGAGGGGTCCACCGTTGGATGGCAGAG GTGGAAGGGATCCCCGAGGAATAGATGCACGAGGGATGGAGGCCCGAGCCATGGAGGCAAGAGGGTTGGATGCCAGAGGACTGGAGGCCCGTGCAATGGAGGCCCGTGCAATGGAAGCTCGTGCGATGGAGGCCCGAGCGATGGAGGCCCGTGCGATGGAAGTCCGAGGGATGGAGGCCAGAGGCATGGATACCAGGGGCCCAGTGCCTGGCCCTAGAGGACCTATACCTAGTGGAATGCAGGGTCCCAGTCCAATTAACATGGGGGCAGTTGTCCCCCAGGGATCCAGACAG GTCCCAGTCATGCAGGGAACAGGCATGCAAGGAGCGAGTATACAGGGTGGAAGCCAGCCTGGCGGCTTTAGTCCTGGGCAGAACCAAGTCACTCCACAGGATCATGAGAAG